The region ACAGGTACGGGTTTGGGGGGCACTCACCCAAGGATGCAAGGGAGCAGCCCTAACGAATTTAGCGGAACTGGCGGCCAGTGGTGTGGTTGGTTTTTGTGATGACCGCGGATTGACCCATTGGCCCTTGCTACAGCGGGCACTGACCTATGTCCAGCCCCTGGAAAAACCCGTTGCCCTTTGGCCCTTTGACTCGGCCTTGGCGGCCAGTGGTGTGGCGCGGCAAAGTGGGGTCGCCACGCGTCTAGGATTGGTGGAGCAACCGGTCTGCTGTGAAACCATTCCCCTATTGGCGATTTTGGAATTGGCACGCACGGTCTCAACACCGATTCACCTCATGCGCCTGTCCACTGCTCGCAGTGTCGAGATTCTCGCTCAGGGCAAACCCGAACAGGTGAGTGCCAGTGTGTCTTGGCTGCATCTACTTTTTGAGGTTGAGGATTTAGCCAACTATGATCCGAATCTCCGCCTTGACCCACCCCTAGGAACGGCCAGCGATCGCCAAGCGTTGATTGAAGGAATCAAAACCGGGATCATTGAGGCGATCGCCATTGACCACACCCCCCTGCTCTACGAAGAAAAAATGGTTTCCTTTGCCGAGGCCCTCCCCGGCGCCATTGGCCTTGAATTAGCCCTACCGGCTCTGTGGCAGGAACTGGTTGCCAAGGAGTACCTGAGTGCCCTCGAGCTTTGGCACGCCCTCAGCACGGCACCAGCGCGTATTTTGGGCATTGAGCCCCCCCGCCTAGAACCCCACAGTCGTAACTTTGTTCTCTTTGATCCCAGCGCTACTTGGACAGTCACGCACCAAAGCCTGCGATCGCGCGCCCGTAACACCCCCTTTTGGCAGCAATCCCTGCGGGGTCAACTGGTGCCCTTTTCGCCAAGCATCAGCTCTAGTCGTACCCAGCGGTCAAACTCCTCAGCAGTGAGATAGCCCAATTCCACAGCTGCTTCCTTGAGGGTTTTACCCTCACTGTAGGCCTTTTTCGCGACTGCCGCCGCCTTGTCGTAGCCTATGTGGGGATTGAGAGCCGTCACCAACATGAGCGATCGCTCCACATAGGCTTGAATTTGCTGCCGATTGGGCTCAACTCCCACTAAGCAATGGTCGGTAAACGATTGAGCTGCATCACTCAGAAGGGCAATAGATTGCAGCACATTGTAAATGATCAAGGGCTTATAGACATTTAACTCAAAATTTCCTTGACTGCCCGCTATTCCCACGGCTGCATCGTTGCCCATCACCTGCACACACACCATCGTTAAGGCTTCGCATTGGGTGGGGTTCACCTTGCCGGGCATAATTGATGACCCCGGTTCATTGGCGGGTAACCTCAATTCCCCCAGACCACAACGCGGTCCCGATCCCAACCAACGAATATCGTTGGCGATTTTCATCAGGGCGGCAGCCAGGGTTTTTAGAGCACCACTGAGCATCACTAGGGGATCGTGGGCTGCCAAGGCGGCAAAGGGGTTTTCAGCTTTACGAAAGGGATACCCCGTCATTTGCGCTAATTCTGCTGCCACGCGATCGCCAAAACCAGCGGGTGCATTCAACCCCGTCCCCACCGCTGTAGCGCCAATGGCAAGGGGATACAGATGCTGCAGGGCATATTCAATATGGGCTTGAGCGGCCGCAATTTGACTGGCGTAACCGCTGAATTCCTGGCCTAGGGTCAAGGGAACGGCATCCATTAAATGGGTACGGCCAATTTTGATAATCTCTGCAAAGGCAGCCGCTTTTTCCTGCAAGACCGTCAAGAGATGGCGTAGCGTTGGCAGCAGGCGCTCCTGTAGGGCAAGGACTGTGGCAACATGCATGGCCGTGGGAAAGGTGTCATTGGAGGACTGGCTACAATTCACATGATCGTTGGGATGGATGGGGCTTTTGCTCCCCTTAACGCCTCCCGCCAGCTCAATGGCACGGTTAGCAATGACCTCATTGACATTCATATTCGTTTGGGTGCCGCTACCCGTCTGCCAGATGGCGAGGGGAAACTGATCATCCCACTGTCCGGCAATAACTTCATCGGCGGCTTGAATGATCCATTTGGCTTTCTCAGGGTCTAAAACTCCTAAATCACGGTTGGCGATCGCCGCCGCCTTTTTGAGCCGTGCCATGGCATGGATCACCGCTAGGGGCATTCGCTGACTGCCAATGGCAAAGTGCTTGAGGGAACGCGCCGTCTGAGCACCCCAATAGCAGTCCGCAGGCACCTCAACGGCACCGAGGGAATCGTATTCTAGGCGAGTGTCAGTTGTCATGCAGAACTATTCAACCAATCGTTAATAGAAAATTAACCCAACTAACTGCCAATTACTTCCTTAAGGGACGGCATCGCTGACACCATGACGCTTAAGACTGGCCATTAATACACGATTAATACGGACAATATTAATACAGAATTAATACAGACAATGTGGCATCCTTCTTTAAAGGCTCTAAATCGCTGGGCAATCCTTGCCCCCTATCAGCTGGCACAGGCGGTTGATACTGTGCGAAGCTAAGTAGGGGGTCAACCCGTTTGCAGTCCTCAACCCCATCCTCAGGCGTCCGAAGGGGAATGGTTGTCATCGGCAGACGCCTGCTTAGCCACTTTTGAGCACTTCAGGGTTCATAGTACAGCCCTTTTCCCCGGGACGAAACAGGCTCAAAATTCTAAGAATCACTAGAGGGCAGATTGATTTACATCCCCTTTGTATTCCATAGTTTTAGACCAGGGCTGTCTTCCCACTCCTTGGCTGTTGCTCTGGCAACCGAGATGAGCCGAATCATATCCTAAAAGGATTTTGAGAAAGTCAATATCAGACTGTGGAGGTAGGGCGCGGGCGACCGATGGTGGCGATCGCTCCCCTGGAACTGCTGACCAATAGCTACGGCCTTTATGGGATTGCTAAACATCGGCAAGGAGAGGTTCCCATGGGTGCCCGTCGGATTTTTAGCCAAAATGACGCGGTTACCAATGTCAGTGGCACGATCGCCGGCGGGCGGGTTGTCCCCTTCCAGTCCCCCTATTTTGATTGGATGGTGGGGGTTGGCATTGCTGGCTTTGTCCTTTAGGAAGGTGCCATTGTGGGGGTGCAAGGGAAGCGGTGGTGAACCCCCCTGTAGAATTAGGTAGGGTTACTTTTGGGGAAATCGCCTGTGAGCGCACCAGCGATCGCCATCATTGACTATGATATGGGAAATCTGCACTCCGTCAGCAAAGCCCTTGAGGTCGTCGGCGCGAGGCCCCTCATTAGCGATCGCCCCGCGGAGATTTTCGCAGCGGATGCCGTGGTACTTCCCGGCGTTGGGGCCTTTGATCCCGCCATGGCTCGGCTTCAAGAGCGAGAATTGGTACCCGTCATTGAGCAGATCATTGAGCAGGGGATGCCCTTTTTGGGGATTTGCCTTGGTCTCCAAGTGCTCTTTGAATGTAGTGAAGAAGGAACAGAACCTGGTCTTGGCATTTTTGCAGGTAAAGTCAAACGCTTTCAGTCTGAACCTGGCCTTACAATTCCCCACATGGGCTGGAACCAACTGACCTTGAGGCCATCTGCCTCTCCCCTTTGGCAACATCTACCCCCGAGCCCTTGGGTTTATTTTGTCCACTCCTACTTTGTTGCCCCTGAGGATCCGTCATTAGTGGCCGCAACGGTGTGCCATGGTCAGCAAACGGTCACGGCAGCGATCGCCCGCAACAACCTATTTGCTTGTCAATTTCACCCCGAAAAGTCCGGCGCTGTGGGTCTGCAATTGCTGCGCAACTTTGTTGCCTTGGTTAAAGATTGATACCGAATGCTCTTGAGTCTTAAATCTATTGACTCTATTGAAGAAGCGGCAGGCCGTTGGCCTAACGGTACCCATAAAAGCGAGTGGCAAAGTTCTGCGATCGCGTGGGAGACAGTTGACGTGCTTTCAAAATAGCAGCAGTGAGAAAGACATAGGCGACACTCCCCACCACTGCCAAACCCATCGGGCCAAAACGGGCAGCAGCCGTGTTCCAAAGGGCGTGGAGGCCGGCGGCAAGACCAAGGCCAACGGTTAAAATCAAGGCAGCGCGACGGGGTCGCAAGACACTCAGCCCCACACAATAGCCTAAATAGCCCGTGTAGGCCATATGCCCCGTCAATGACCCCAACACCCGCGGAATGAGCACTTGCAAACCGGCTAAATCACCAAATTGACCCGCAATACTGGGGACGTACTGCCCAAGGGTTTCTGTCCAGGTAAAACCGAGGCCGGCAGCCGCTCCCAAAAGAATGCCATCTAGGGGTTCCCATACCCCCACCTTTTGTTTCCAGGGGCGAGGGAGCCATCGCCCCAAGCCGTAGGCCACAACAATGGGTAAGGCCTTGAGTAGCTCTTCCATTAACCCGGCACCAATAAAGTTACGGCTGAATAACACCCAAAATGAAGGATGGGGGGGAAGCCGTTGAGCGGATAAGACTGTGCGGAAGAGATAGATCATCGCTGGCAAAATTGGGCTTTGGAGAATTAAAATTTCCAGCGTCAACGTGCCAAGTAAAACCCATATCGGTTTGGGTTTGCCACAGAGTTGATAGATGAAGTAATAGGCAGCACTCCCTAAGTAGAGCGCCAAGATGACTTTGAAGGCATCGGGGGAGCCAGCGGTGGCAAAGAGGAGGATGACCGCAACAACAGTAACCATCCCCGGAGCTAGATAGGCTTTGCGTACCCAGTCGGGATGAACCGCAAAAACGGGCAGAAGTTGGGTGAGGGTGAGGGGTGGATCCGGCTGGGTGCTCACGACTTCGGTGAGGGGGAGGTATTCGAGGACAAATTCGGGTCCTTGGCGCCCTAATTGAATGCGATCGCCCGCATTCAGCACCGTTAAGGTCTCCACCCGCTGTTGATTGACATAGGTACCATTGACACTCCCCAGGTCAGCGATCGCCCACACGGGAATCGCGCCCCGCTTTTGACAGGTGAGTTGGGCATGGTGGCGAGAAACAGAGGTATAGATGTGAGCGTCAAGGACAATATGACAGGTATTGGGATCACGGCCAATAATCGTCACATCCTCTTGGGAGAGCCAAAACTGCCCCATTTCTGGGGAGACTTGTCGCAGCACACCCGCATAGGTCAGCCTTGGATTGAGGGGAGAGCGATCGCGATTCATCAGTACCCGTGTCAACTGCAAGGGGACAATGCGAATCCCAAAGTCCTACCTGCTCAGCACTCACACTCACTATACACTGGCTGCTTCATGCTTCCTTTGATCGGCAGGGCGATCGCGCCAGCACAGGGAAGGGGAAAACTTGGCTAGTGCTTCCGAGGAGGGGTTTGCTTTGTACTAGCAGTTGACAAAGGTCAGTCCTTTGGGTGATGATAGAAGTCTGCTGATTCGGGGCTATAGCTCAGTTGGTAGAGCACTTCAATGGCATTGAAGGGGTCAGCGGTTCGAATCCGCTTAGCTCCATCCAACTTAAAAACTTAAACAGTCTGCTGGCGCAATCGCTGTAGTAACCTTTCTAAGTGATCTGGTAAAGGAGCGATCGCCACAATCTCTTGGCCACTACGGGGATGCTGCAATTGTAAGCGATAGGCATGGAGAGCTTGGCCAGGAAGCTTTACTTTTAGGGGGCTGCCGCGGCCATAGAGGGGATCCCCCAACAGCGGCCAACCTAAATGGGCGGCATGGACGCGGATTTGATGGGTGCGCCCCGTTTCTAGGCGAAACTCCACAAGCGCACAGTGGCGAAAGCGCTCCTTTACGTACCAATGGGTAATGGCAGTGCGGCCTTTTTCAGGGGGCACCACCGCCATCTTTTTGCGATCCACTGGGTGACGACCCAGGGGGGTGATGACGGTTCCACGGTCCTCACGGGGCTGGCCATAGACAACACCAAGGTAGTGGCGCTGCATTTGCCGTGTTTTCAATTGTTGTTGCAGATGGTGTAGGGCAAACTCGGTTTTAGCAACAACCATCACCCCAGAGGTGTCTTTGTCGAGGCGATGCACAATCCCTGGCCGCTGGACACCGCCAATGCCGGTCAAATCAGGACAATGGGCCAATAAGCCGTGAACGAGCGTACCGTGGCTATGACCGGGGGCAGGATGCACCACTAAGTCCACGGGTTTATTGAGAATCAGTAACTCCTCATCCTCATAGAGAATACTCAGGGGTAGGGGTTCAGGGACTAAATCCAATGGCTCTGGCGTAGGGAGCACGACCTCCAGTACCTCACCACCACTGAGGGGCTGATTTTTGCGATCGCAAACTTGGCCATTCAGGCGGACGTGCCCCTGTTGGATCAACTGCTGCCAGCGCGATCGCGAGAACTCAGGATGCTGTTGGGCAAGGAATGTATCGAGGCGATTGCCCCCCTTTTCGACCTTGAAGGTTAGCGATGTCGTCATGCCCCCCAACTACACCAGCGTATGCCCAAGGGCTAAACCCACTACTAGCATCCCTAAGACGAGAAAGGGTTGAGCACTGGCTTGGTACTTCACATCGTTTTTTAGGGGATCCCGCAGGAAGTACATATCCTGAAAGACAATTTGGGGAATAATCAGCAAAATCAGCAGCACCGCATAAAGATTGGCATGGATCGCCATCAGGTAGCCCGCAATCCCCAACTGGAAAATGTCAATCATCAGGACACAAATCCAAGCTGCCGTGGTAATGCCAAACATCACAGGTAGAGACGCCAAACCCAGTTGGCGATCGCCCTCAACACTTTTGAAGTCATTGACAATGGCAATCCCCAAGCCCGCCAGACTGTAAATCAAGGTCAAGATCACAATCGTTGGCGTCAATTCACCAAAAAGGGCGTGACCTGCCCACCACGGTAAGGCAATGTAGCTTGCCCCGAGGGCATAATTTCCCAGCCAACCATTCTTTTTCAGTTTCAGGGGCGGTGCAGAGTAAATATAGGCCAGAAAGCCGCCCAGTAAGGCAATTTTGGTCACCGGGAACGTGGCATGGTCAGACCATAGATCGAGTAGAACCGCTAGAGTCAAACCCGCAACCAAAAGGAAAATAATTTGGGCACGCACTTGATTAAGGGAAATGGCTCCCGAAGGAATGGGACGGTAGGGTTCATTGATGGCATCAATCTCGCGATCGTAGTAATCGTTGAGCGTTTGCGTATAGCCAGCCATCAAAGGCCCCGACAGGAGCATACAGGTGGCTGCCTTGAGAATATCCTCCAGACTCCATGTAAATCCCCCCGAGGAGGCCGCACCACAGACCACCCCCCAAATGAGGGGAATCCATGTAATCGGCTTCATCAATTGCAGGCGAATTTTCCAGATATTGGTCTCACCGCTTTTGGCACCCTTCATGCCCAGCAGTTGACGTGCCGCTGCTGTTGTACTTTCTGAAGAGGTGGACGTCGTCGTTGAATCGGGGGTTTCCGTCATAGGGCTTGTTGTGCTCAGCAATACCTCAATGATTATAGTCCTTTCACTTTCTTCCACCTAGGGGGATAATGTTGCCCTCTGACGTGGGGAGGATGTTAAGAGTTGTTCGCCTCAATTTGCCAATCGCCCGCAGTGTAGGTCAGGATAGAACCGAAACTGCCTTTAGCATCTTTCAGCGTCAGCGCAAGAGCCCCAATTGTGCCATGAGCCCTATCTCCATCCCTGATCCTCTTAAACGTGCTTTACCAGTGGTTATGGCAGCGGCGATCGCCACGGTTGGTGTCCTTGCCCTGCGGGTGGGTGGCTTTCTGCAACCCTTGGAATTAAGAGTCTATGACCAATGGCTGCGCTGGCGATCGACACCCGCCACTTCCCAGCGACTGCTGATTGTTGAGATTACCGAGGCCGACATTCAAACCCTCAAGCAGTACCCCGTTCCTGACGAAGTGCTCATTCAAGCGGTCAATGAATTGCAGGAGTATCAACCCAGGGTCATTGGCATTGATATTTTTCGCGATTTTCCGGTTCCCGATCGCTTCAAATTGCCAACCAATGGGTTGCCCTCCCTCGGACGGGTGATGATGACCCAGCCGAACACCGTCATTGTCTGTAAGGCAGGAAGCGAAGGGGATCCTGGAATTGCCCCCCCCGCTGGACTGCTAAATGATCAAGTGGGATTTGCTGACATTCCCATTGATGATGATAGCGTGGTGCGCCGTGCTATTTTAGCAACTCAACCAGAAGCTAATGATCGCTGTTCTACCCCTCAATCCTTTGCCCTTGCCTTGGCGCGTCTTTTTCTGGGGGTTAATCCCCAAGCCGTGACTGAGAATCGCCTTGAGTTGGGGACGGCTCGCTTTCAGTCCTTAACTCGCAACTGGGGAGGCTACAACAACCTAGACGCTGCCGGGTTTCAAATCCTGATCAACTATGCCCGCCCGACCCAGCCCTATGAAACAGTGACTCTGAGCGAAGTGCTAAGGGGTGAGGTGCTGCCCTCCAAGGTGCGCGATCGCGCCGTACTCATTGGCCTTACTGGCAGCAGCAGTAACGATAAGTTTTTGATCCCAATTACCCTGCCGGAGTACACCAACCGCCTTACCCCCGGTGTTGTGGTTCAAGCAGCTATCCTTGAAGATCTGCTAGCAGCAGCTCTTGATCATCGCTCCCCCATGGGTACATGGCCCCAGGAGGCGATCGCCCTTTGGATTCTCGCTTGGTCTGGCCTCGGTGCCTTGATCATCGCCAAAGGACACCGCTGGGTGATGGTGCCGCTATGGGTTGCTGGGGGACTGGGTCTTAGTGGCCTCACCTTTGTGCTCTTTTTACAGGGGACTTGGATTCCGCTAGTGGCCCCTCTCATTAGCTTTGGCAGTGGGGCAGTTTTGATGCTTGGCTACCGTGCCTTAAGTTCTGCCGAATCAATGTCTACCCCCTCTACGCCAACGGCTGTCCCCAATGGAACCTCCGCAACTCCCTTGGAGTTCATTACTGAAGGCATTAGTCAATCAACGACAGCTGAATCAGCCCCCATTTTGGAAATTTCCGAAGTCTTGCCAACGGAAGTTTCTCGCCTAAAGACGGATACCAACGCAACGGTCCTGCAACCGGAAACGGCAATTCCCTTCACCCCCATTGAACCCACCCCACCCCCTGGGGATAAATCCTCCACAGCACCCACTCTCCTCACCGCCATCGTGGATCAAATTTCGCCCACAGAAATTCCTGAGACACCACCCCAACCCATTAATGAGAGGGAAACCTTCCTACTGGTTCACCCTGACGACGCTGCAACGTCTGCCACCGAATTGCCAAAAACCCCTGAACCCACCCCCGTTGATCTTCCTGAAACCCAGGTGGGGGTTCCTGCCCCGCCGCCAACAGTCCCCTCAGGGATACCCTCACCACTGCCCCCTGATTTACCAGAAACCCAACTGCCGGTTCCCGAAGCCTTGAGAACAATGCCGCAGACCCCTAGCGTCCCCAGTCTCGATTTGCCTGAAACGCAACTGACGCTACCAGAGCCACCGACCACGCCAGAACTGCCCTCGACGCCACCAACTCAATTCACAACCAGTGCGGACTTGCCTGAAACCCAATTGTCGGTGCCTGAGTCCGTTCGTCCAGGAGAAGTTATCTCAAATCCCGTTACCCATGGGCACATCCCCGAAACGCTACCGGAGATCCCTGCAACGCCGCCGCAATTTGCAACCAGAGCAGACTTGCCTGAAAGCCAATTGTCAACGCCAGAGGCCCCCAAGGGAGGGCAACCGGAAAGACAGCCCTCTCACCCTGACTCCTTGACCTCGATGCCTGCGGATGCCACCCCGATTCCCCCTAGGACAGTCCCCTCACCTCCATCTCCAACCACAGAGACGGCAACACCGATGGGCACCGAACCCAAAACCACTGCCATTTCTGACATCACCGCAGAACCCAGTGAACCGCTGCCACAAACGGTTGGCGGACGCTACCGAATCCTAAGTCAACTGGGGCAAGGGGGATTTGGGCGCACGTTCTTGGCTGCGGATTTACACCTGCCGGATCATCCGATTTGCGTCGTCAAGCAGTTGGTGCCCTCCCGTAAGGATGAACGTTTTTTGGCCATTGCCCGTCGCCTCTTTCAGCGGGAAGCAGAAACCTTAGCCCAATTGGGTCAGCACCAGCGCATCCCTCGACTACTGGCCTACTTTGAGGAGGGGGGATATTTCTATCTCACCCAAGAGTATGTGGATGGCGAATCCCTCAAAGAGGAGTTTGAAAAGAAAATTACCCTCTCCCAAGGGGAAGCGATTGCGATTCTCAAGAGTATTCTGGAAATTTTGCAGTACGTGCATCAGTTTGGCGTCGTGCATCGGGACATTAAGCCCGCCAACATCATACGCCGCCGCAGTGATCAACAGCTGTTTTTGATTGACTTTGGCGCAGTCCGCCATGTCCAGCCAGAGGATTTGCTCCGGCATGGCAAATATACGATCTCGATTGGTACCCGTGGTTATGCTCCTAGCGAACAAATGGCAGGACGACCCGTAATTGCCAGTGACATTTACTCTTTGGGCATGGTGATTGTTGAAGGTCTGACGGGACTTGCCCCGATGGATTTGCCCTCTGATCCCGACAGTGGGGATCTTATCTGGCAGCCGGGACGGCATCTTTCACCGCAGTTTGTTGCCATTATCAATAAAATGATCAAGTATAACTTTCGCGATCGCTACCAGAGCGCTAGGGAAGTGCTCACTGACCTCGCCAAAGCTGGCCTATAGCCTCAAAGAGGGCATCATCTCGTCTGAGGGAACAGCTTTGGGCTTCGGATGGCCAACGTCAATCCTTGTGAAAAAAGGCTGTATGATAGAGAGTACCGTTTCCTTTTTTTAGCATTAGACACTTTGGAGGCATTGCAACGTGGCTGGAACGACAGGAGAACGACCATTTTCCGACATTATTACCAGTGTCCGTTATTGGGTGATTCATAGCATCACCATTCCGGCGTTGTTCATTGCTGGCTGGCTCTTTGTCAGCACCGGTTTGGCCTATGATGTGTTTGGCACCCCACGCCCCGATAGCTACTATGCTCAGGAACAGCGGTCGATTCCTCTTGTGACCGATCGCTTTGAAGCCAAACAACAAGTCGAAACCTTCTTAGAACAGTTGAAGTAGGATTGCCATGACCAGTAACACACCCAATCAAGAACCGGTTTCTTACCCAATTTTTACGGTCCGCTGGGTGGCCGTTCACACTCTTGCTGTGCCCACGATTTTCTTCCTCGGGGCGATCGCGGCAATGCAGTTTATCCAACGTTAGGAGGGTGCACCCATGGAACCGAATCCCAATCGTCAGCCGGTCGAACTGAATCGCACATCCCTGTACCTAGGGTTGCTGCTGATCTTGGTTCTTGCGTTGCTCTTTTCAAGCTACTTTTTTAACTAAATTTCTTCACCTATAACTGAATCTGCTTAGGAGGAATTGATGATGTCTGAAGGCGGACGCATTCCCCTCTGGATTGTGGCTACAGTGGCCGGCATGGGAGTGATTGTGATTGTGGGCTTGTTCTTCTACGGTGCTTATGCTGGTCTTGGCTCCTCTCTCTAGAGATGGGGGTCTTGGCGCGTGCGCAATTGTAGCCAGAGGAGTCCAAGGGTAACCCCCAAAAGTAGCGTTGCTGCAGCAGCGGCATAGCCAAAGTCAAATAACCCAAACGCCTGTTGGTAAATATAAAATACCAGCAGGTTTGTTGTATTCAGGGGGCCACCACCCGTTACCACATAGACTTGCTCAAAACTGCGTAACGTGAAAATCGTTGTTGTTACAAACACTAAAACTAAAGTGGGTCGCAGCCCCGGCAACGTAATGTAGCGAAATTGTTGCCAAGCATTGGCGCCATCGAGGAGGGCGGCTTCATAGCGATCGCGGGGAATCGTTTGCAACCCCGCCAAAAAGACGACCAAATTAAATCCCAACTGCTTCCAGCTACTGAGCAAAATC is a window of Thermosynechococcus vestitus BP-1 DNA encoding:
- the fumC gene encoding class II fumarate hydratase produces the protein MTTDTRLEYDSLGAVEVPADCYWGAQTARSLKHFAIGSQRMPLAVIHAMARLKKAAAIANRDLGVLDPEKAKWIIQAADEVIAGQWDDQFPLAIWQTGSGTQTNMNVNEVIANRAIELAGGVKGSKSPIHPNDHVNCSQSSNDTFPTAMHVATVLALQERLLPTLRHLLTVLQEKAAAFAEIIKIGRTHLMDAVPLTLGQEFSGYASQIAAAQAHIEYALQHLYPLAIGATAVGTGLNAPAGFGDRVAAELAQMTGYPFRKAENPFAALAAHDPLVMLSGALKTLAAALMKIANDIRWLGSGPRCGLGELRLPANEPGSSIMPGKVNPTQCEALTMVCVQVMGNDAAVGIAGSQGNFELNVYKPLIIYNVLQSIALLSDAAQSFTDHCLVGVEPNRQQIQAYVERSLMLVTALNPHIGYDKAAAVAKKAYSEGKTLKEAAVELGYLTAEEFDRWVRLELMLGEKGTS
- a CDS encoding transporter, encoding MEVGRGRPMVAIAPLELLTNSYGLYGIAKHRQGEVPMGARRIFSQNDAVTNVSGTIAGGRVVPFQSPYFDWMVGVGIAGFVL
- a CDS encoding photosystem II reaction center protein L; its protein translation is MEPNPNRQPVELNRTSLYLGLLLILVLALLFSSYFFN
- a CDS encoding CHASE2 domain-containing serine/threonine-protein kinase, with amino-acid sequence MSPISIPDPLKRALPVVMAAAIATVGVLALRVGGFLQPLELRVYDQWLRWRSTPATSQRLLIVEITEADIQTLKQYPVPDEVLIQAVNELQEYQPRVIGIDIFRDFPVPDRFKLPTNGLPSLGRVMMTQPNTVIVCKAGSEGDPGIAPPAGLLNDQVGFADIPIDDDSVVRRAILATQPEANDRCSTPQSFALALARLFLGVNPQAVTENRLELGTARFQSLTRNWGGYNNLDAAGFQILINYARPTQPYETVTLSEVLRGEVLPSKVRDRAVLIGLTGSSSNDKFLIPITLPEYTNRLTPGVVVQAAILEDLLAAALDHRSPMGTWPQEAIALWILAWSGLGALIIAKGHRWVMVPLWVAGGLGLSGLTFVLFLQGTWIPLVAPLISFGSGAVLMLGYRALSSAESMSTPSTPTAVPNGTSATPLEFITEGISQSTTAESAPILEISEVLPTEVSRLKTDTNATVLQPETAIPFTPIEPTPPPGDKSSTAPTLLTAIVDQISPTEIPETPPQPINERETFLLVHPDDAATSATELPKTPEPTPVDLPETQVGVPAPPPTVPSGIPSPLPPDLPETQLPVPEALRTMPQTPSVPSLDLPETQLTLPEPPTTPELPSTPPTQFTTSADLPETQLSVPESVRPGEVISNPVTHGHIPETLPEIPATPPQFATRADLPESQLSTPEAPKGGQPERQPSHPDSLTSMPADATPIPPRTVPSPPSPTTETATPMGTEPKTTAISDITAEPSEPLPQTVGGRYRILSQLGQGGFGRTFLAADLHLPDHPICVVKQLVPSRKDERFLAIARRLFQREAETLAQLGQHQRIPRLLAYFEEGGYFYLTQEYVDGESLKEEFEKKITLSQGEAIAILKSILEILQYVHQFGVVHRDIKPANIIRRRSDQQLFLIDFGAVRHVQPEDLLRHGKYTISIGTRGYAPSEQMAGRPVIASDIYSLGMVIVEGLTGLAPMDLPSDPDSGDLIWQPGRHLSPQFVAIINKMIKYNFRDRYQSAREVLTDLAKAGL
- a CDS encoding PrsW family glutamic-type intramembrane protease; the protein is MQLTRVLMNRDRSPLNPRLTYAGVLRQVSPEMGQFWLSQEDVTIIGRDPNTCHIVLDAHIYTSVSRHHAQLTCQKRGAIPVWAIADLGSVNGTYVNQQRVETLTVLNAGDRIQLGRQGPEFVLEYLPLTEVVSTQPDPPLTLTQLLPVFAVHPDWVRKAYLAPGMVTVVAVILLFATAGSPDAFKVILALYLGSAAYYFIYQLCGKPKPIWVLLGTLTLEILILQSPILPAMIYLFRTVLSAQRLPPHPSFWVLFSRNFIGAGLMEELLKALPIVVAYGLGRWLPRPWKQKVGVWEPLDGILLGAAAGLGFTWTETLGQYVPSIAGQFGDLAGLQVLIPRVLGSLTGHMAYTGYLGYCVGLSVLRPRRAALILTVGLGLAAGLHALWNTAAARFGPMGLAVVGSVAYVFLTAAILKARQLSPTRSQNFATRFYGYR
- the hisH gene encoding imidazole glycerol phosphate synthase subunit HisH is translated as MSAPAIAIIDYDMGNLHSVSKALEVVGARPLISDRPAEIFAADAVVLPGVGAFDPAMARLQERELVPVIEQIIEQGMPFLGICLGLQVLFECSEEGTEPGLGIFAGKVKRFQSEPGLTIPHMGWNQLTLRPSASPLWQHLPPSPWVYFVHSYFVAPEDPSLVAATVCHGQQTVTAAIARNNLFACQFHPEKSGAVGLQLLRNFVALVKD
- a CDS encoding dihydroorotase; translated protein: MVWRLLQQVRLLDPVNRQDQHADVLLEEDQLVAIAPAEIPPAAEVIDASDWVLAPPLVDLYSHSGQPGYEARETLDSLLAAAAAGGVQYLNLLPTTEPVIDDPAPWQALQRQIPPTAWSQVRVWGALTQGCKGAALTNLAELAASGVVGFCDDRGLTHWPLLQRALTYVQPLEKPVALWPFDSALAASGVARQSGVATRLGLVEQPVCCETIPLLAILELARTVSTPIHLMRLSTARSVEILAQGKPEQVSASVSWLHLLFEVEDLANYDPNLRLDPPLGTASDRQALIEGIKTGIIEAIAIDHTPLLYEEKMVSFAEALPGAIGLELALPALWQELVAKEYLSALELWHALSTAPARILGIEPPRLEPHSRNFVLFDPSATWTVTHQSLRSRARNTPFWQQSLRGQLVPFSPSISSSRTQRSNSSAVR
- the psbE gene encoding cytochrome b559 subunit alpha, which produces MAGTTGERPFSDIITSVRYWVIHSITIPALFIAGWLFVSTGLAYDVFGTPRPDSYYAQEQRSIPLVTDRFEAKQQVETFLEQLK
- the chlG gene encoding chlorophyll synthase ChlG, with protein sequence MTETPDSTTTSTSSESTTAAARQLLGMKGAKSGETNIWKIRLQLMKPITWIPLIWGVVCGAASSGGFTWSLEDILKAATCMLLSGPLMAGYTQTLNDYYDREIDAINEPYRPIPSGAISLNQVRAQIIFLLVAGLTLAVLLDLWSDHATFPVTKIALLGGFLAYIYSAPPLKLKKNGWLGNYALGASYIALPWWAGHALFGELTPTIVILTLIYSLAGLGIAIVNDFKSVEGDRQLGLASLPVMFGITTAAWICVLMIDIFQLGIAGYLMAIHANLYAVLLILLIIPQIVFQDMYFLRDPLKNDVKYQASAQPFLVLGMLVVGLALGHTLV
- a CDS encoding RluA family pseudouridine synthase; the protein is MTTSLTFKVEKGGNRLDTFLAQQHPEFSRSRWQQLIQQGHVRLNGQVCDRKNQPLSGGEVLEVVLPTPEPLDLVPEPLPLSILYEDEELLILNKPVDLVVHPAPGHSHGTLVHGLLAHCPDLTGIGGVQRPGIVHRLDKDTSGVMVVAKTEFALHHLQQQLKTRQMQRHYLGVVYGQPREDRGTVITPLGRHPVDRKKMAVVPPEKGRTAITHWYVKERFRHCALVEFRLETGRTHQIRVHAAHLGWPLLGDPLYGRGSPLKVKLPGQALHAYRLQLQHPRSGQEIVAIAPLPDHLERLLQRLRQQTV
- the psbF gene encoding cytochrome b559 subunit beta, with product MTSNTPNQEPVSYPIFTVRWVAVHTLAVPTIFFLGAIAAMQFIQR